A stretch of Borrelia turcica IST7 DNA encodes these proteins:
- the pstA gene encoding phosphate ABC transporter permease PstA — protein sequence MSYALIALLIFLISYILYNSLFFFSKKQTLFLNETKHFLPLTLKNKTIKIAFIINKSIKIDELTTKDIYNIYNNKISHWGSISDQVTDIAPIASSKSNLSSKAILTTFIQNNEFNNRYIKVEESTEEMIQTVNKTAGAIGYLTKEELEKLNFKKYSEVKSIKIKSMSILVGKKTLQKSENEIINTLSLEMTEKLLIGKKKWNDLIFKNINSNVIKYSTYNPNAIKEVEEQEGTIAVVPWHSFYKSDAPFLKLYYTKKSMPLNLNFILSTPRNSGAYGGISYLILNTFHVILLTAIISISIGIGTGIMLAEYTSNKIFYKTISMSVDILSSIPAIIFGLFGLMFFVPILGMGILSGAITSSLMILPMIIKTTEEAFKSIPKSYKYASFALGANKTETILKILLPASSPGILTGIVLAIGRALGETAVLLFTMGTNLGLAGSLNEPARSLTVHLLLLFQEGHLDKGFGTASILIIMILLINLISKFLINKLYRIK from the coding sequence ATCTCTTATGCTCTAATAGCACTATTAATCTTTTTAATATCTTATATATTATACAATTCACTATTCTTTTTCTCTAAAAAACAAACATTATTTTTAAATGAAACAAAACATTTTCTACCATTAACACTTAAGAACAAAACAATAAAAATTGCCTTTATTATAAATAAAAGCATTAAAATAGATGAACTTACCACTAAAGACATATATAACATATACAATAACAAAATCTCACATTGGGGCAGTATATCCGATCAAGTTACAGATATAGCTCCCATTGCAAGTTCAAAATCAAATTTATCTAGTAAAGCTATATTAACAACTTTTATACAGAATAATGAATTTAATAACAGATATATAAAAGTAGAAGAATCGACTGAAGAGATGATACAAACTGTCAATAAAACTGCGGGCGCTATTGGCTATCTAACAAAAGAAGAACTTGAAAAATTGAATTTTAAAAAATATTCGGAAGTTAAATCCATAAAAATCAAATCTATGTCCATTTTAGTAGGAAAAAAAACACTACAAAAGAGTGAAAATGAAATTATCAATACTCTAAGCCTAGAAATGACAGAAAAACTACTCATAGGCAAGAAAAAATGGAATGATTTAATCTTTAAAAATATCAACTCAAATGTTATAAAATACTCAACTTATAATCCTAATGCAATAAAAGAAGTAGAAGAACAAGAAGGCACAATTGCCGTTGTACCTTGGCACTCTTTTTATAAAAGTGATGCACCCTTTCTTAAGCTATACTACACAAAAAAAAGCATGCCTTTAAACCTAAATTTCATATTATCTACCCCAAGAAATTCTGGTGCATACGGAGGTATTTCTTATTTAATCCTTAATACCTTTCATGTAATATTATTAACAGCAATAATTTCAATTTCAATAGGAATTGGCACAGGAATAATGCTTGCAGAATACACTTCAAATAAAATATTTTACAAAACAATATCTATGAGCGTTGACATTTTATCATCAATTCCTGCAATCATTTTTGGACTATTTGGACTCATGTTTTTTGTTCCAATTCTTGGAATGGGGATACTCTCTGGCGCCATAACAAGTTCTTTAATGATACTACCAATGATTATTAAAACAACCGAAGAAGCATTTAAATCAATCCCTAAATCATATAAATACGCTTCCTTTGCTCTGGGTGCAAACAAAACAGAAACTATACTTAAAATTCTACTGCCCGCCTCTAGCCCAGGTATCTTAACAGGAATAGTTCTTGCAATAGGGCGTGCGCTTGGCGAGACAGCCGTACTTCTATTTACAATGGGAACAAATTTAGGTCTTGCAGGAAGCCTAAATGAGCCTGCAAGAAGTTTAACCGTACATTTATTGTTATTATTTCAAGAAGGACATCTAGATAAAGGTTTTGGAACGGCATCAATACTTATCATAATGATACTTTTAATAAACTTGATATCAAAATTTCTAATCAATAAATTATATAGGATTAAATAA
- a CDS encoding flagellar motor switch protein FliG yields MQDPRLSKYQNAKNLGAKTFNKIDKENLSNKVSDTEIQGSMLKSWINLIKRDKSMPLNEQDSLRGKAQKLGFIRKESKVAKIAKYFLAIGLEKSAEIMAELDDAHIISITKEIAKIKYITPEDKKRIIEEFEELVRNETKFLKIDDKFTYELLNKSLSKSKAKEIYKRVTGVDPFLPFDYLSSVEHEQLWSLIRAENVKTLLIIYNYLAKEQKKYVFSMLEEDIKKQFIKELAKPRQFNMDMVETISNRLKSRFEMQGRLKTEKLDGSKILVDILSYMDSEDEKNLLNNIDMKAFDPIKDSEIKEKIFDIDVILRIADNDMHNILREFTDNNIAMIIKDKRDEIRNKMLLNVSRRRKEIILEEESFLKKVKKKDVKQMTTSFVSYIKELTLKGELIIYRKNEEFI; encoded by the coding sequence ATGCAGGACCCTAGACTTTCTAAATATCAAAATGCGAAAAACTTAGGAGCTAAAACTTTTAATAAGATTGATAAAGAAAATTTAAGTAATAAAGTTTCTGATACTGAAATACAGGGTTCAATGCTTAAATCTTGGATCAATCTTATTAAGAGAGATAAGAGTATGCCTTTAAATGAACAGGACTCTCTTAGAGGGAAAGCTCAAAAGCTAGGATTTATTCGTAAAGAAAGTAAGGTTGCAAAAATCGCAAAGTATTTTTTAGCTATTGGTCTTGAAAAATCGGCAGAGATTATGGCTGAGCTTGATGATGCTCATATAATCTCAATTACCAAGGAAATAGCAAAAATTAAGTATATTACTCCTGAAGACAAAAAGAGAATTATTGAAGAGTTTGAAGAGTTAGTCAGGAATGAGACCAAATTTTTAAAGATTGACGATAAATTTACTTATGAGTTGTTAAATAAGTCTTTGAGTAAATCAAAGGCAAAAGAGATTTACAAAAGGGTTACAGGAGTTGATCCTTTCCTACCTTTTGATTATTTATCTAGTGTTGAGCATGAGCAACTTTGGTCTTTAATTAGGGCTGAAAATGTAAAAACTCTCCTTATAATATATAATTACTTAGCTAAGGAGCAGAAAAAGTATGTTTTTTCTATGCTAGAGGAAGATATTAAGAAACAATTTATTAAAGAACTTGCCAAGCCAAGACAATTCAATATGGATATGGTTGAGACTATTTCTAATAGACTTAAGAGTAGGTTTGAAATGCAGGGTAGACTTAAGACTGAAAAACTAGATGGTTCTAAGATATTGGTTGATATTTTAAGCTATATGGACTCTGAGGATGAGAAGAATCTTTTAAATAATATTGACATGAAGGCTTTTGATCCTATTAAAGATAGTGAGATTAAGGAAAAGATATTTGATATTGATGTAATATTGCGCATTGCGGATAATGATATGCATAACATTTTAAGGGAATTTACAGATAACAATATTGCGATGATTATTAAGGATAAAAGAGATGAGATTAGGAATAAGATGCTTTTAAATGTCTCAAGGAGGCGTAAAGAAATTATTTTAGAAGAAGAATCTTTTTTAAAGAAAGTAAAGAAAAAGGATGTCAAGCAAATGACGACATCCTTTGTCAGTTATATTAAGGAATTGACTTTAAAGGGCGAATTAATAATATATAGAAAAAATGAGGAGTTTATTTAG
- a CDS encoding 6-phosphogluconolactonase, protein MEFLYSNKESDLKKRFFDFFLNNVNQDDFTSIGICGGRNIISFLNVFDENNYSLKKSHFFLVDERCVDLNSDDSNFKLLSEGFFSKMIEKNLIYSSNLHPFIYNEFDEVSSIHSYNIEFNSRFTRLDISILSVGEDGHIASLFPSRKLLFSEMEGYQYEYEAPKLPSKRISLTPKSLKLSKSCVLLFMGDEKKAALENFLNAKISLRECPAKIFDVCSRLLVLTNIEGVYAGP, encoded by the coding sequence ATGGAATTTTTATATTCTAATAAAGAGAGTGATTTAAAGAAGAGATTTTTTGATTTTTTTTTAAATAATGTTAATCAAGATGATTTTACTAGTATTGGGATTTGTGGCGGACGCAATATTATTTCTTTTCTAAATGTTTTTGATGAGAATAATTATTCTCTTAAAAAATCTCATTTTTTTTTAGTAGATGAGAGATGTGTTGATTTAAATAGTGATGATAGTAATTTTAAGCTATTAAGTGAGGGTTTTTTTTCTAAAATGATAGAAAAAAATTTAATCTATAGTTCTAATTTGCATCCATTTATTTATAATGAGTTTGATGAAGTGTCTTCTATTCATAGTTATAATATTGAATTCAATTCTAGGTTTACAAGATTAGATATTAGTATTTTGTCTGTTGGTGAGGATGGACATATTGCCTCCCTTTTTCCTTCAAGAAAACTTTTGTTTTCTGAGATGGAAGGATACCAGTATGAATATGAGGCCCCAAAACTTCCGTCTAAAAGAATAAGTTTAACTCCTAAATCTTTGAAATTATCTAAGTCTTGTGTTTTGCTTTTTATGGGAGATGAAAAGAAGGCAGCTTTGGAAAATTTTTTAAATGCAAAAATTTCTTTGCGGGAATGTCCAGCTAAGATTTTTGATGTATGTTCTCGTTTGTTAGTTCTTACAAATATTGAGGGGGTCTATGCAGGACCCTAG
- the pstB gene encoding phosphate ABC transporter ATP-binding protein PstB — protein sequence MSEDKAIIKTENLNLFYTDFKALNNINISILRNSITALIGPSGCGKSTFLRTLNRMNDLVEGVKIEGKVIYEGKSIYSNNFDVLELRRKIGMVFQTPNPFLMSVYDNISYGPKIHGIKDKKKLDEVVEKSLIKSALWNEVKDKLNRNALSLSGGQQQRLCIARTLAIEPNVILMDEPTSALDPISTGKIEELIINLKESYTIIIVTHNMQQAGRISDRTAFFLNGYIEEESPTDELFFNPKNIKTEEYITGKFG from the coding sequence ATGAGTGAAGATAAAGCAATCATTAAAACAGAAAACTTAAACTTATTTTATACAGACTTTAAAGCATTAAATAACATTAATATATCCATACTAAGAAATAGCATTACAGCTTTAATAGGCCCATCGGGTTGTGGAAAATCAACATTCCTTAGAACACTTAACAGAATGAATGACCTTGTGGAAGGTGTGAAAATAGAGGGGAAAGTAATATATGAAGGTAAAAGCATTTACTCAAATAATTTCGATGTTCTTGAACTTAGAAGAAAAATTGGAATGGTGTTCCAAACTCCAAATCCATTTTTAATGTCTGTTTATGACAATATAAGTTATGGACCCAAAATTCACGGCATTAAAGACAAAAAAAAGCTTGATGAAGTAGTTGAAAAATCTTTAATAAAATCTGCACTTTGGAATGAAGTAAAAGATAAGCTTAATAGAAATGCGCTAAGTCTTTCAGGAGGACAGCAACAAAGACTTTGCATTGCAAGAACTCTTGCAATTGAACCAAATGTAATATTAATGGACGAACCTACTTCAGCTCTTGACCCAATATCAACAGGAAAAATTGAAGAGTTAATAATCAATTTAAAAGAAAGCTATACTATCATAATAGTTACTCATAACATGCAACAAGCTGGAAGAATATCTGACCGAACTGCATTCTTCCTTAACGGATATATTGAAGAAGAAAGCCCAACAGATGAATTATTCTTCAATCCTAAAAATATTAAGACCGAAGAATATATCACTGGTAAATTTGGTTAA
- a CDS encoding alanine--tRNA ligase, protein MKLDELRRKYIEFFKSKGHCEISGKSLIPDNDSTVLFNTAGMQPLVPYLLGEMHPSGDMLVDVQKCLRTGDIDEVGDFSHLTFFEMLGNWSLGSYFKELSVKYSFEFLTSPNYLNIPKDKLYVSVFEGDENIPRDTETAGVWESLGIPKDRIFYLSREHNFWGPVGNVGPCGPDTEIFVDTGIDKCSSECDITCSCGKYFEIWNNVFMQYRKDEEGHYEELARKCVDTGMGVERTVTFLQGKSSVYDTEAFTPIIERIEQVSGRVYGQNLEDDRAIRIIADHIKASCFILADNFAVLPSNVGQGYVLRRIIRRAIRYAKKLGIESHFLADLVDSVEEIYKSFYKELTDKKDFIKNELGKEEKKFFKTLRQGEQEFVKLVQKLSSKEIPGEFSFRLYDTYGFPYEITEELASEHGFNVDKIGFEKHFRKHQEVSKKGGDKVFKGGLADCTYETTKLHTATHLLHKALQLVLGEHVRQRGSNITAERLRFDFSHPHKMTDDEIKRVEDIVNLQIKNALSVEKSIMSLDDAMARGAMALFGEKYDDIVSVYEIDGFSIEVCGGPHVKNTSELGTFKIQKEQASSSGIRRIRAVLL, encoded by the coding sequence GTGAAACTTGATGAGCTACGTAGAAAGTATATAGAATTTTTTAAGAGTAAGGGACATTGTGAAATATCGGGTAAGTCTTTAATACCTGATAATGATTCTACTGTACTTTTTAATACAGCGGGTATGCAACCTCTTGTTCCTTATCTTCTTGGAGAAATGCATCCATCTGGAGATATGTTAGTTGATGTTCAGAAGTGTTTAAGGACAGGAGATATTGATGAAGTTGGAGATTTTAGTCATTTAACTTTTTTTGAGATGCTAGGGAATTGGTCTCTTGGTAGTTATTTTAAAGAGCTCTCTGTAAAATATAGTTTTGAGTTTTTAACTTCGCCTAATTATTTAAATATTCCAAAAGATAAACTTTATGTTAGTGTTTTTGAAGGTGATGAGAACATTCCACGAGATACGGAGACAGCTGGTGTGTGGGAGAGCCTTGGCATACCTAAGGATAGGATATTTTATCTGTCAAGGGAGCATAATTTTTGGGGCCCTGTTGGGAATGTGGGACCTTGTGGTCCAGATACTGAAATATTTGTTGATACGGGAATAGATAAATGTTCCAGTGAATGCGATATTACATGTTCTTGTGGTAAATATTTTGAAATATGGAACAATGTTTTTATGCAATATAGGAAGGATGAGGAAGGACATTATGAAGAATTGGCTCGAAAGTGTGTGGATACAGGTATGGGAGTTGAAAGAACAGTTACATTTTTGCAAGGAAAATCTTCGGTTTATGATACAGAGGCTTTTACACCCATAATAGAAAGGATTGAGCAAGTTTCTGGAAGAGTTTATGGACAAAATTTAGAGGATGATAGGGCTATTCGAATAATTGCAGATCATATTAAAGCGAGTTGTTTTATTTTAGCTGATAATTTTGCAGTTCTTCCTTCTAATGTGGGACAGGGTTATGTTTTAAGAAGAATCATTAGGAGAGCTATTAGATATGCAAAAAAACTTGGAATAGAGTCTCATTTTTTAGCAGACCTTGTTGATTCTGTTGAGGAAATTTATAAATCTTTTTATAAAGAATTGACAGATAAGAAGGATTTTATTAAGAATGAGCTTGGTAAAGAAGAAAAAAAATTTTTTAAAACCTTGCGTCAGGGTGAGCAAGAATTTGTTAAACTGGTTCAAAAATTATCATCAAAGGAAATACCTGGTGAGTTTTCTTTTAGACTTTATGATACTTATGGATTTCCTTATGAGATAACAGAAGAACTTGCGTCTGAGCATGGGTTTAATGTAGATAAAATAGGATTTGAAAAACATTTTAGAAAGCATCAAGAGGTTTCTAAGAAGGGAGGTGATAAGGTTTTTAAGGGAGGACTTGCTGATTGTACATATGAAACCACTAAGTTACATACAGCCACTCATTTACTACATAAGGCACTTCAATTAGTATTGGGTGAGCATGTAAGACAAAGGGGAAGTAATATTACAGCAGAAAGACTGAGATTTGATTTTAGTCATCCTCACAAAATGACAGATGATGAGATAAAAAGGGTTGAGGATATTGTCAACTTACAAATAAAGAATGCATTGTCTGTAGAAAAATCTATAATGAGCTTGGATGATGCTATGGCTAGGGGTGCTATGGCTCTTTTTGGTGAAAAATATGATGATATTGTGAGTGTTTATGAAATAGATGGTTTTTCAATTGAAGTTTGTGGTGGTCCTCATGTTAAAAATACTAGTGAGCTTGGTACTTTTAAGATACAAAAAGAACAAGCTTCTTCTTCAGGTATAAGAAGAATAAGAGCAGTTTTGCTTTGA
- the pstC gene encoding phosphate ABC transporter permease subunit PstC, which produces MALNLKTKRNIVSLGFKCFIFTSATISALSILLLILFIVNNGIAPFLHNRIKISNFLFSTNWDPTSNIQKSYGILSFIINSALTTLFSVLIALPIGLGFAIYLFEKAKGIYQKILQTIIELLAGIPSVVYGFFGSTFIATLIKNTFKREDNLGYNLISSAIVLSIMILPTIISVSYTALKAVPKSYKLASLALAATDWQTIYKVMIPSAGRGILAGVILAVGRAIGETIAVLMVGGGSPLFVKNIFSPIRTLTINIAIDMGYASGTHREALFSTALVLLLSVIITNSIKYFILSSSKRLKIK; this is translated from the coding sequence ATGGCATTAAATTTAAAGACAAAAAGAAATATTGTTAGCTTAGGGTTTAAATGCTTTATTTTTACATCCGCAACAATTAGCGCTTTATCCATATTATTGTTGATTTTATTTATTGTTAACAATGGGATTGCACCTTTTCTTCACAATAGAATTAAAATTTCCAATTTTCTATTCAGCACCAACTGGGATCCTACCAGTAATATACAAAAGTCTTATGGAATCTTATCATTCATTATAAATTCTGCACTAACAACACTTTTTTCTGTCTTGATTGCATTACCAATTGGACTTGGATTTGCAATTTATCTTTTTGAAAAAGCTAAAGGGATTTATCAAAAAATATTACAAACTATCATAGAACTACTAGCAGGAATTCCAAGTGTAGTATATGGCTTTTTTGGAAGTACATTTATAGCCACACTCATAAAGAACACATTCAAAAGAGAAGACAATTTAGGATATAATCTAATAAGCTCAGCAATAGTCTTAAGCATAATGATACTTCCAACAATAATTAGTGTCTCATACACAGCTCTTAAAGCTGTTCCTAAATCATATAAACTAGCCTCTCTTGCTCTAGCAGCAACAGACTGGCAAACAATATACAAAGTAATGATTCCTTCCGCTGGAAGAGGAATCCTAGCAGGAGTAATACTAGCTGTTGGCAGAGCCATTGGTGAAACAATTGCAGTTTTAATGGTTGGTGGAGGTTCCCCTTTATTTGTAAAAAACATATTCTCACCTATTAGAACTCTTACAATAAATATTGCAATAGATATGGGATATGCATCCGGAACTCACAGAGAAGCTTTATTCTCAACAGCTCTGGTTTTGTTACTATCAGTAATCATTACAAATTCAATTAAGTATTTTATCCTTTCTTCTTCTAAAAGGCTAAAAATCAAGTGA
- a CDS encoding ZIP family metal transporter, whose protein sequence is MFEHFGEYLLTLHPVFLGFLGSTFTWFTTAFGAAAVFFFRRVNNKIMDAMLGFSAGIMIAASFFSLIQPAIERAEELGYTPWMPAVFGFLLGAFFIYAVDVFVPDLDKLTFIDEDLTRHGKKDFLLFTAVTLHNFPEGLAVGVAFGALVSTPDIHTLVGAMILTLGIGIQNMPEGAAISLPLRRGHVPLWKCFNYGQMSGLVEIFGGVLGAYAVYTFTRILPFALSFSAGAMIYVSIEQLIPESKRKDIDSKVPTIFGIIGFTLMMFLDVSLG, encoded by the coding sequence ATGTTTGAACATTTTGGGGAATATTTATTAACGCTACATCCTGTTTTTTTGGGATTTTTAGGTTCTACTTTTACTTGGTTTACTACAGCCTTTGGAGCTGCTGCTGTCTTTTTTTTCAGAAGAGTAAATAATAAAATAATGGATGCTATGCTTGGATTTTCAGCAGGTATTATGATTGCTGCTAGTTTTTTCTCGCTTATTCAGCCTGCAATAGAGAGAGCTGAAGAGCTTGGTTATACTCCATGGATGCCAGCTGTTTTTGGATTCCTATTAGGGGCTTTTTTTATATATGCTGTGGATGTGTTTGTGCCAGATCTTGATAAGCTCACATTTATTGATGAAGATTTAACAAGACATGGTAAGAAGGATTTTTTGCTTTTTACGGCTGTTACTTTACATAATTTCCCAGAAGGGCTTGCTGTTGGTGTTGCTTTTGGAGCTTTAGTTTCTACTCCTGATATACATACTTTGGTTGGAGCTATGATTCTTACATTAGGAATTGGTATTCAAAATATGCCAGAAGGTGCAGCGATTTCTTTGCCTTTAAGACGAGGTCATGTTCCTTTGTGGAAATGTTTTAATTATGGACAGATGTCAGGTTTGGTAGAAATTTTTGGAGGGGTTTTAGGAGCTTATGCAGTTTATACTTTTACTAGAATTTTACCCTTTGCTTTATCTTTTTCTGCAGGCGCAATGATTTATGTCTCAATTGAGCAATTAATACCTGAATCTAAAAGAAAGGATATTGATAGTAAAGTGCCAACCATATTTGGAATTATTGGGTTTACTTTAATGATGTTCCTTGATGTTTCTTTGGGCTAA
- a CDS encoding SIMPL domain-containing protein gives MVRVLVLLSSLVFLLSSFIISNGIKNIGTKNENYITVKGLSEREVMSNSSSWNLQYELVGNTVDEINRLNNANLMAVKEFFVSYGFNENDIKIGSMNFNIGNYQGTVYKYSAYASLNVHTKDIDKMEQASNNIIKLYNKGVLLTSNVGPSYYFDRINDVKPEMLADSIKKAKLAALEFANNSGATLGKIKNANQGYFEFLPVDRSLGSHELYSKKILRVVTTVSYYLD, from the coding sequence ATGGTTAGGGTATTAGTTTTATTATCATCATTAGTATTTTTATTATCATCATTCATCATATCTAATGGTATAAAAAATATTGGGACTAAGAATGAAAATTATATTACTGTTAAAGGTTTAAGTGAAAGAGAGGTTATGTCAAATTCTTCAAGTTGGAATTTACAATATGAGTTAGTTGGAAATACTGTGGATGAAATTAATAGGTTAAATAATGCAAATTTGATGGCAGTAAAAGAGTTTTTTGTTAGTTATGGATTTAATGAAAATGATATAAAGATTGGATCTATGAATTTTAATATTGGGAATTATCAAGGAACTGTTTATAAATATAGTGCTTATGCATCTTTAAATGTTCATACTAAAGATATTGATAAGATGGAACAGGCAAGTAATAATATTATTAAGCTTTACAATAAGGGAGTACTTTTAACTAGTAATGTTGGCCCAAGTTATTATTTTGATAGGATTAATGATGTTAAGCCCGAGATGTTGGCAGATTCCATTAAAAAGGCTAAATTAGCAGCTTTAGAGTTTGCAAATAATTCAGGTGCTACTTTGGGAAAAATTAAAAATGCAAATCAAGGATACTTTGAATTTCTTCCAGTTGATAGAAGCTTAGGAAGTCATGAGCTTTATTCAAAGAAGATATTAAGAGTTGTTACTACAGTTTCTTATTATTTAGATTAA
- the dusA gene encoding tRNA dihydrouridine(20/20a) synthase DusA, which produces MLIKRKISIAPMVDITDEHFRYLIRLFSKKVTLYTPMISAKSIIMGNLNKVVKQTPTDSPIAIQIATNCENDAAKAIEILEHKFNFDEYNLNIGCPSSRVQHANYGACLMKTPTQVAKILEAMKKNTNKPVSIKNRIGIRDNEREYSEETYTELKQFVEEIASFEIKNFIVHARIAILNGYSPKHNRNIPSLRHEFVYKLKQEYKNLFIETNGGINNNKHIKEHLLHVDSVMIGRAAAENPYFIATASREFLEEKEQIPTRGEILLKMAEYIKEYNEYFSINTVLKHIMGIMFGKEGACKFRQALTAPFPKNLKNHEILLKAIENLKDNILQSNS; this is translated from the coding sequence ATGTTAATAAAACGAAAAATATCAATAGCACCAATGGTAGATATTACTGATGAACATTTTCGATATTTAATAAGATTATTTTCAAAAAAAGTTACTCTATATACTCCCATGATTTCCGCAAAGTCAATCATAATGGGAAATTTAAACAAGGTCGTAAAGCAAACACCTACCGATTCTCCAATTGCAATCCAAATAGCAACAAACTGTGAAAATGATGCTGCTAAAGCAATAGAAATTCTTGAACACAAATTCAATTTTGATGAATATAATCTCAACATTGGCTGTCCATCATCTCGAGTACAGCATGCTAATTACGGAGCCTGCTTAATGAAAACACCAACCCAAGTAGCAAAAATCCTAGAAGCTATGAAAAAAAATACAAATAAGCCAGTTTCAATCAAAAACAGAATAGGAATAAGGGATAATGAGAGAGAATATAGTGAGGAAACTTACACAGAGCTTAAACAATTTGTAGAGGAAATTGCATCATTTGAAATAAAAAATTTTATTGTCCACGCACGGATAGCAATACTAAATGGATATTCTCCTAAACACAACAGAAATATTCCAAGTCTTAGACACGAATTTGTATATAAATTAAAACAAGAATATAAAAATTTATTTATTGAAACAAATGGAGGGATTAATAATAACAAACATATAAAAGAACATTTATTACATGTAGATTCCGTCATGATTGGAAGAGCAGCAGCAGAAAATCCTTATTTCATTGCAACAGCTTCAAGAGAATTCTTGGAAGAAAAAGAACAAATCCCAACAAGAGGGGAAATATTATTAAAAATGGCAGAATATATTAAAGAATACAATGAATATTTTTCAATCAATACAGTACTAAAACATATAATGGGAATAATGTTTGGCAAAGAGGGTGCTTGTAAATTCCGACAAGCCCTAACAGCACCCTTTCCTAAAAATCTTAAAAATCATGAAATACTTCTAAAAGCAATTGAAAACTTAAAAGATAACATCTTACAATCTAATTCTTAG
- a CDS encoding substrate-binding domain-containing protein, with protein sequence MRNIKVSFIISLFFLFMSCTNNSNENIIPVGGSTTATSIMDEIILSYKKANDKIKVTYDAQGSSVGIKGLFDGIYKMAISSRDATEEEIARGAKVTVIAYDALIFITSPDVKITNIAESDLANILNGNIENWKQVGGPDAKINFINRDSSSGSYSSVKELVLEKILKNPEEAQFRQDSIVVKSNGEVIEKVSLTPHSIGYVSFGYARNSMEKGLNTLSINTIYPTKETIMQNKYNIKRSLIAITTSISENKNTINFIEFMLGPNGQDIVEEQGFIGIANTT encoded by the coding sequence ATGAGAAATATTAAGGTATCCTTTATTATTTCATTATTCTTTTTATTTATGAGTTGTACAAACAATAGCAATGAAAATATTATTCCTGTTGGTGGCTCTACCACTGCTACCTCTATTATGGATGAAATAATCTTAAGCTACAAAAAAGCAAACGATAAAATTAAAGTAACTTATGATGCTCAAGGAAGTAGTGTTGGCATTAAAGGATTGTTTGACGGCATTTACAAAATGGCAATCTCATCAAGGGATGCTACTGAGGAAGAAATAGCTAGGGGAGCTAAAGTCACAGTAATTGCTTATGATGCTTTAATATTTATAACAAGTCCTGATGTTAAGATTACAAATATTGCAGAGTCTGATTTGGCAAACATACTTAATGGAAATATTGAAAACTGGAAACAAGTTGGGGGACCTGATGCTAAGATTAACTTCATAAACAGAGATTCATCATCTGGGTCATATTCATCTGTTAAAGAATTAGTTCTTGAGAAAATATTAAAAAATCCCGAAGAAGCTCAATTTAGACAAGATAGTATCGTGGTAAAATCTAATGGGGAGGTGATTGAAAAGGTGAGTCTTACTCCACACTCAATTGGTTATGTTAGTTTTGGATATGCAAGAAATTCTATGGAGAAGGGTCTAAATACGCTTTCAATCAATACCATATATCCTACAAAAGAAACAATAATGCAGAATAAATACAATATAAAAAGAAGTTTAATTGCAATCACAACTAGTATTTCGGAGAATAAAAATACAATTAACTTTATTGAATTTATGCTAGGTCCAAATGGTCAAGATATTGTTGAAGAACAAGGGTTCATTGGCATTGCAAATACAACTTAG